In Solanum lycopersicum chromosome 5, SLM_r2.1, the following are encoded in one genomic region:
- the LOC101256489 gene encoding hypothetical protein At1g04090: protein MFGRNCCCWNSVTDYNYGEIEPQSFALPSPIPQWPQGKGFAQGKICLGEIEAVQITKFKKIWSCSPLFGKSKSVSFYKPDEIPQGFSIVGHYCQPDGEKNITGYVLAVNDLKPKKLLQDAASKLPALAKPMNYTLVYNTNALYKEVGYIWLPNAPVGYKAMGFVTTAEPNEPNLDEVKCVRADLTESCETCEVVFSANSLFSKRQFDVWKTRPCKRGMLCRGVSVGTFFCSTSFTKGDDLTIACLKNFDSSLQAMPNLEQVHALIKHYGPTVYFHPDETYLPSSVPWFFSNGALLFKDGKDNGIAIDAKGSNLPAGGRNDGKYWLDLPNKNVENRQIVKCGNIETAELYVHVKPAEGGTFTDIAMWIFCPFNGPATLKVGLMNLSLNKVGEHVCDWEHYTLRISNFSGELCSVYFSEHSGGEWVDARDLEFIEGNKSVVYASKNGHASFPHPGCYLQGNTKLGIGARNDCAKSKYYVDSSSKYQIIAAEYLGEGTVVEPPWLQYMREWGPTIEYKSGYEVDEIIKHLPSFFRFSVETLVELFPNELYGEAGPTGPKEKNNWFGDERW from the exons ATGTTTGGGAGAAATTGTTGCTGTTGGAACAGTGTCACTGATTACAACTATGGTGAAATTGAACCACAGAGCTTTGCTTTGCCTTCACCAATTCCACAATGGCCTCaag GTAAAGGATTTGCTCAAGGAAAAATATGCCTAGGTGAAATTGAAGCTGTTCAAATCACCAAGTTTAAGAAAATTTGGAGTTGTAGTCCATTGTTTGGTAAATCAAAATCAGTTTCATTCTATAAACCAGACGAAATTCCACAAGGATTTTCGATCGTTGGCCACTACTGTCAGCCAGATGGTGAGAAGAACATAACAGGCTATGTTCTTGCTGTCAACGATTTGAAGCCGAAAAAATTACTTCAAGATGCAGCTTCCAAGCTTCCTGCTCTTGCAAAACCAATGAACTACACTTTGGTTTATAACACAAACGCCCTTTATAAGGAAGTTGGTTACATTTGGCTTCCAAATGCACCAGTTGGTTATAAAGCAATGGGCTTTGTGACTACTGCTGAGCCTAATGAACCGAATCTTGATGAAGTTAAATGTGTCCGCGCTGATCTTACAGAGAGTTGTGAGACTTGTGAAGTTGTTTTTAGTGCAAATTCGTTATTTTCAAAGAGGCAATTTGATGTTTGGAAAACTAGACCTTGCAAGAGGGGCATGTTATGTAGAGGGGTTTCAGTCGGGACGTTCTTCTGCAGTACGAGCTTCACTAAAGGCGATGACCTCACCATTGCATGTTTGAAGAATTTCGACTCGTCTCTACAGGCAATGCCTAATCTTGAACAGGTACATGCACTCATCAAGCACTATGGACCTACTGTTTACTTCCATCCTGACGAAACTTACTTGCCCTCATCCGTTCCATGGTTTTTCTCAAACGGAGCTCTTCTATTTAAGGATGGTAAGGACAATGGTATTGCTATTGACGCGAAAGGCTCAAACTTGCCTGCAGGTGGACGAAATGATGGGAAATATTGGCTTGATTTGCCTAATAAGAATGTTGAAAATAGACAGATAGTCAAATGTGGTAACATTGAGACCGCGGAGCTCTATGTTCATGTTAAACCGGCTGAAGGAGGAACGTTCACTGATATTGCGATGTGGATATTTTGCCCCTTCAACGGACCAGCTACACTCAAAGTAGGCTTGATGAATCTTTCCTTGAATAAAGTAGGCGAACACGTGTGTGATTGGGAGCATTATACTCTTCGTATTAGCAACTTCTCAGGGGAGCTCTGTAGTGTATACTTCTCAGAACATAGTGGTGGTGAATGGGTTGATGCTCGTGATTTGGAGTTCATCGAGGGGAACAAGTCAGTCGTATATGCATCAAAAAATGGCCACGCGAGCTTCCCACATCCTGGATGTTACCTTCAAGGCAATACAAAACTTGGTATCGGAGCAAGAAATGATTGTGCAAAAAGCAAATACTATGTAGACTCTAGCAGTAAGTATCAAATCATCGCTGCTGAGTATCTTGGAGAAGGAACTGTCGTAGAACCGCCATGGTTACAGTACATGAGGGAATGGGGTCCAACCATTGAGTACAAATCGGGTTATGAAGTGGACGAGATAATCAAACACCTCCCGTCTTTTTTCAGGTTTTCAGTAGAGACTCTCGTCGAGCTATTTCCAAATGAACTTTATGGTGAAGCAGGGCCAACAGGACCTAAGGAGAAGAACAACTGGTTCGGGGATGAAAGGTGGTAA